The proteins below come from a single Asterias rubens chromosome 9, eAstRub1.3, whole genome shotgun sequence genomic window:
- the LOC117294561 gene encoding armadillo-like helical domain-containing protein 3, whose amino-acid sequence MPRFKGTTLLRQGSDRKMALKEKILDIYDAFFKDQDPSRGNANFWDELFLLKANVKYIESELGAMDPQRLLKLKENINMLFYHSVVALREDHPIRLVNALQTLCALVRGVHKKTLSDHGFDVINILIGFDAAESLMTNLVERLNSILTGVYSVSLKNLALRLLLVLATVTDNVSQNTILEYLMINSVFESILQILGNPSSRQEHGYEAVLLLTLLVNYRKYESANPYIVKLSIMDDELALTGLGAVISLTLASYNSQFKLEQDDTAYTGWFSAITNMVGSMFVADTNGHTQTRIDPDNCILLALYEAVHLNRNFLTVLSHNHAQPMQPVPSTSCPPSPPAVPSAAQSLHPEGSLPAATETPTNILVTFLTYCSMVMQDLKEERRQNNTKLCIIILTCIAEDQYANSFLHDANLSFRVPLFRAPMRHRKASTEMVWASRPLACAVLDLMVEFIMSHMMKCLPLDLYLRCTGVIHRILCYQKKCRVRLHYPWKEVWTALISLLKFLLSNESSLVGKCNIFELSCQVVNLFNLFITYGDTFLPTPGSYDELYYELIRMHQVFDNLYSMALRHSTNNGEYKITANRLTSSLVNIRAIINHFSPKIDSKSAANKQAALTEEQVLEVVRTNYDTLTLKLQDSLDQYERYAEKPKETAFFTLLVRAIIGDFRKNVVVSNLEQQSVLQEFSTIQ is encoded by the exons ATGCCGCGGTTTAAAGGAACAACACTCTTACGACAAGGATCGGACCGGAAGATGGCATTGAAGGAGAAGATCTTAGACATTTATGATGCATTTTTTAAG GATCAGGATCCGTCCAGAGGCAATGCAAATTTCTGGGATGAATTGTTCCTCCTCAAG GCAAATGTGAAGTATATTGAGAGTGAACTTGGAGCCATGGATCCTCAGAGGTTACTTAAGCTCAAG GAGAATATCAACATGTTGTTTTATCACAGTGTAGTTGCATTGAGGGAGGATCACCCCATCAGATTAGTCAATGCATTACAG ACACTGTGTGCTTTAGTGAGAGGGGTTCATAAAAAGACTTTATCGGACCATGGCTTCGACGTCATCAACATCCTGATTGGTTTTGATGCAGCTGAAAGTCTCATGACG AATTTGGTGGAGAGGTTAAATTCCATTCTTACCGGCGTCTACTCTGTCAGTCTCAAGAATCTGGCTCTCAGACTTCTCCTCGTCTTAGCCACG GTGACAGATAACGTGAGTCAAAACACCATTCTGGAATATCTGATGATAAACAGCGTGTTTGAATCTATTCTACAG ATATTGGGAAACCCTTCATCAAGGCAGGAGCATGGGTACGAAGCAGTATTACTTCTCACTCTTCTCGTCAACTACAGAAAGTATGag TCGGCCAATCCTTACATTGTCAAGCTATCTATTATGGATGATGAACTGGCACTCACA GGACTTGGTGCTGTTATTTCTCTAACACTAGCAAGTTACAACAG TCAGTTCAAACTAGAGCAAGATGATACTGCATACACTGGTTGGTTTTCAGCCATTACGAACATG GTGGGCAGCATGTTTGTTGCTGATACAAATGGTCACACGCAAACAAG AATCGATCCTGACAATTGCATCCTGCTTGCTTTGTATGAAGCCGTACATCTCAACAGAAATTTCTTGACAGTACTGTCACAT AATCATGCCCAGCCAATGCAGCCAGTTCCCTCAACCTCTTGCCCACCATCACCCCCGGCAGTGCCAAGTGCTGCACAGA GTCTCCATCCAGAGGGGTCATTACCAGCTGCCACTGAAACACCCACCAATATCCTGGTCACATTTCTCACATACTGCTCTATGGTCATGCAAGACCTAAAAG AGGAGCGGAGACAGAACAACACCAAACTGTGTATTATAATTCTCACATGCATTGCTGAG GACCAGTACGCCAACTCATTCCTACATGACGCCAATCTGTCCTTCCGTGTTCCACTATTCAGAGCT CCAATGAGGCATAGGAAAGCATCAACAGAGATGGTATGGGCATCCAGACCGCTGGCTTGTGCAGTCTTAG ATTTAATGGTTGAGTTTATAATGAGTCATATGATGAAGTGTCTTCCACTGGATCTTTACCT GAGATGTACCGGAGTGATCCATAGAATCCTATGCTATCAGAAGAAATGCAGAGTACGGTTACACTATCCATGGAAAGAGGTTTGGACAG CTCTGATTAGCTTGTTGAAGTTTCTCCTTTCCAATGAATCTTCGCTGGTCGGTAAATGCAACATATTTGAACTCTCATGTCAG GTGGTGAATTTATTCAACCTCTTCATCACATACGGCGATACCTTCCTCCCAACCCCTGGCAGTTATGACGAGTTGTACTATGAACTCATCCGCATGCATCAAGTCTTTGATAATCTTTACTCCATGG CTCTGCGTCACTCAACCAACAATGGAGAATACAAGATTACAGCAAACAGATTAACAAGCAGTCTAGTAAATATCAG AGCAATCATCAATCATTTTTCACCCAAAATCGACTCTAAGTCAGCAGCCAACAAACAAGCAGCTCTCACAGAGGAACAG gtactggaggTTGTTCGAACAAACTACGACACCCTAACGCTGAAACTACAGGACAGTCTGGACCAGTACGAACGATACGCTGAGAAACCCAAGGAAACCGCCTTCTTCACTCTACTT GTACGTGCCATCATCGGTGACTTCCGCAAGAATGTTGTGGTCAGCAACTTAGAACAGCAGAGCGTCTTACAAGAGTTCTCCACCATCCAATAG